From Cucumis melo cultivar AY chromosome 3, USDA_Cmelo_AY_1.0, whole genome shotgun sequence:
GTTTTGGGCAGGTTGGTGTTCCTCGTGTTTTACTGTTTGATTGTACtgcatcgtttttctttttctcactgtttttttttttttttttaattttttttaattttatcattgGGATTATATGATTAGTGAGAAGGATGCCCAGATGTGTATTTATGATGCTTCCTGGGATACACACTTTGGATTTTGTTGTGACATTGATGAACAAGCTTCCATTGAGCTTGCAAGTAAGTAAAATGAATGTTAGCTCGTTTGTCTATGGGTATTGGCGTTTGAAAACAGTACTTAAAAGTGAAAAGTACTCTTAAGCATCTTCAAAGATGAATTAGTTATTAGTTCTCCTCCTAGAATCACCTTAGTGCATTTTAGTGTTTTAAGAATTTTGAAGgccttttttttctattttctaacCACACTAGGGAAGTTTTGGAGAGTGATTTTCAAAGTGTTTTTAGTGGGCTATAGAAACACTTTTCACCTTTTTAAAGTGTTATAAACCTACCCTTTTGATAGATTCATCGATTTTTTTATTGGTTAAAACTGATCATCTTCCATACTTTCacttacaaaaataaaaatttcaccAGGCATTGCAATTTTTGTTGATTTTCATAAGAGCATCTGTTACAGGAGTACCTGGGGTTATATCTGTTGAGCCTGACCCGAACCTCAGTTCCATAGAGAAGGATAATGGTTCTTCAACTCCTCCATTGAATCTGAAATCATATTCGCAAAATGGCAGTAGGGTCTTGTTCCCTTTGGGGAATACCAAGCATTGGCTTGTTCGAATAGACAAGCCAGGTATTGGGGTGGTTACCAAGGCACAAATGGTTGATTATTATGTTGAGATACTGACCAAAGTTCTGGGGAAGTAAGTGTACTATTGAATGTAACGAAAGTAGTTGCTTCCATTTCGTTTATGATATTTTCATTGTCCCTCAAGAATGGTTATGTTAATTGTCTGTAGTGACAAGGATGCCCAAATGTGTATATATCACGTTTCCTGGCAGTCTAGCTTTGGTTTTTGTTGTGAATTGGATGAGGAATGTGCACGAGAACTAGCCGGTAATCTCCAGTTTCCTATGACACTTTTGCACTTTATTCTGTGAGTGATAGTTCTATGTTGTTTGATGCTAATTCTCTCAAGATGCAGGTGTTCCTGGTGTTTTATCTGTTCAGCTAGATGCAAACTTTGAGGCAGAGAATAAGGATTATGGAGGTTAAATCTTTTAACATTGAGTAAATCTTTCAATTCCAATTCTTAGTTGTGGTTTCATTGCTTGAGATAAACAACTGTTTTTGCCCATTCTTTTCTAACTTAAAGGATTCTAGTCCCTTTTTGCTTTTGTTGATCCTACCTTACTTGGTGATTTTtcctatatttcaaaattttacctttCGGACTGTGTAGTGCTGGCTTCTTAGATGGATGGTCGAAATTGTTAGATTTGATTATTGAGTAGATATCGCTTATCCTTTTGTTGGACTGATGAAAATTAACCAAAAGACAAAGATTATTAGGATAAATTGTTGGTATATATTTTGAGAGAAAATACTTGCAGGAATTTAGTTCTTTTGTCCTGAAGCATAAGCTAAAATAAGATCTTATAATAAAGAAGAATGTGGGCAAAAAAGGTTGGCCTACAATTGCAAATTTCATTTTGGTGATCTCAGCCTTCTTTTTTGGCTAATTgccattttttaatatatatatatattagaaaccTTTTTAGCTGTAATGGGGCAATGAAGTTATCTGAAATAACTATCACTTTTTATTTGGTTTGTTGTTGATAGTAGCTAAGCAAACAGGGAACTTGTGTTATATTTACATGTTAATTCTTAATCAAGTTATTCATACTGTGTGATTGTAATGGTAAATGCTACAGGGTATTTGCTAGAATTGTAATTTGATTTATTTGTAACTATTAACTCAATTATTTCCATTAATTTCTTTGAATTAATTACCTGCATTTTTCAGGTAATATTGCCAAGAATCCTTTGGATCTACCAGATTCTTCAGGAACACATCAAACAACTCCTGTGAAAACAAAGAAACTATTTATAACTGGTATTGGCAATTCAAAACATGCTAGATTATAAGATTTTTACATTCACTTCTATGAGCACTGTCACTGATATTATTCCACATTTCAGGTGTAGTTTTTGAATATGAACGCCTTAGTGAGCCAAAATATCATTGTTCTGTTTAATGTTCTTAAAAAATGAACGCAAAGGCTCTTCAGTAGCTTCATCATGACATGAGAAGGAGGTGGGGGCTGGGATGTCTTATAAAAGGATTTTATTCAGTGTGAGCCAAATGGCAACATGGACATAAAGGATATTGTTAGGAACTAAGGTATTATGAGCTACCTTTGTCCCATATTGGTTAGAATGGGATGAGCATTATGGTACTTAAGCAGTTGTCTCTCCCACCTCAATAGTTGGTTTTTTCTAGTGTGGTTTTCCAAGGTGTTTAAGTACCTAATTGATATTTGGCCCCTTTCTTAAGGGAAAAAACTAGAGAATGTTTTATCCATTGACAtgtcttttgaaaaaaatcctTTTAAATGGAAACACACGCTTTGGGTGGAAGCAATGATTGAAAACTTCTCCTAAAATCCTTTAACTATTATCTTTTTAAATGTTTAgaattttcagaatcttttgatTTTAACCGCTCTGGATTGATTTAGTGGTGGTCAATAAAGCCAATGTAAACATGCATAAGTTAGTGGGAATGAGTTCAAAACATAGCAGTCACGTACCTAAAATTTGATTCGTACAAGTTTCTTTGACAACTAAATGTAGTAGGGTTAAAAAATTGCTCGTAAGAATAGTCGAGATCACTTTTGATCTatggttttgttttgttattggAGAAAAAATATGTTCGGGCACAAAATTGAAAACCATAACATGTTCATCTTCTCAATTTCTTGAAACTCCTATTTGACACTGCTTATTGCTTTCAAAACGAGACAGGACTTTCATTTTATACATCAGAGAAAACCTTACGTGCTGCATTTGAAGGCTTTGGCGAGCTGGTTGAAGGTATGTTGCATTGATCATGTGATTTTAAACTCTAACAAGTTCTCATGAGACAAAATCATGGTGTTGTTGATTACTTTTCTAAACAGTTAAGATCATAATGGACAAAATCTCCAAAAGGTCCAAGGGCTATGCATTTATAGAGTATACAACAGAGGAGGCTGCCAGTGCTGCCCTCAAAGAAATGAATGGCAAGGTGAATAAACATGAGTTCTATCTCTCCCTCTCCCCTTGTTGCTTTCTTATCTGCCATATATATTCTCTGTGTTTGATGCAGATCATCAATGGCTGGATGATAGTTGTCGATGTTGCTAAGCCTAGTCCTCGTAGATACGGTGGAAACCGCTCCCGACCCTAGGTAAAAGAAGGCACGTAAAATTTTGAGTAGTCAGTTAGAAACTTAGAATTTACTAGTTTAGCTCAAAGTGTTTGAGCCTTGAGACTAGGGAGCTACTCATTCAGCTCAGTGCCAATTTGAGGCAAGagaagaattacaattaaaaatgcacacacacatatatataaaagaattagGAAGACTAAAACTTACTACATCTTCCTTAAAATATTGTCAAATTACTTATTTTTGCCACATCAACATTAAACACAATAAAAAATTCATGTTAAATTTGTGTTAAGTGATTGGCATTTAAATTTTCtcaaccaacaaaaaaaaaaaaaaaagacattatatAAATGTAAGTCAgaggaaaaaaataattgttttaGATCACagatatatttaaaatatttataaatatagcaaatatTTACGGTATTGATAAAAACTAATAGATAATGATATTtctgttatatttataaatattttgatttttaaaaattaaaatagttagTACTAAATTGCTTTggattcaattttatttttatcaaatattttttataaaaagaattataatacGAAGGTGAGGGTGAAATAtgtagtcttttttttttttttttaataatccTAAAGGAAaccattgaaaaaaaattataattagaAATTAGAATCTTTGAGATGTAGATTCTTTTATTATCAACCTCTTTTGCTTTCAACTTTTTTAAACAATGATTTAaatccaatatatatatatatatatatttttattatttaaaatctaCATTTAAATTTAGTGTCTAAAACCAATATTTTAttatcccttttcttttctaaattcaAGTGGACAAACACAATCTGTCGATATTTCTATCTTCTCATACAAATAGGAATcgttatataatatttttacgAAGATAACTAATATTTAAACCCAACATTAAATCAAATGTTATTCATATCCAAAAAGATTTATTTCCTATTCTTTATCTACATATATCTGCCCTTTcctgtatgtatgtatgtatgtatatatatatatatatatatatatatatatgtatttgtaGGTTGTTTTACTCTCATTCAGCAAATCAAGTTAGCCTTATTTTAGAGTTAAACTCTCAAATGACATCAAACTCGAGTTTTCTTCAACTTTAATTGTTTAGTCATCATGATGGCGACACAACGGTAGCATACTCCCATACCTTTTGAGTTTGAATTTTTCAAtccttttaaaatttgttttctaTTCTTCGTGTACTCTAAAAATTTGACTATGGCAACCCATTTCAATGtgttatttttttagaaaatacaCATGATTTTATGAGTTATTAACATTATAAAGTAATTAAAACTTGTTTGGAAGCTAAACACTTAAAACAGCACCCttttaaaatagtaaatttgttgttttctttatttttaggttttattttcaaaagtttaactTTGAGCATTTTAATTCTACCACCAAACACAAACtttgaattttatatttgaattcAAAGTTTTAAATTAGAACTAGTGTTTctttttaatacaaaaaaaaaaaaaaaaagatagaaatttgtttttgttttcagtGAATTTTTGAATCACGGATCAAAACATTAAAATTAGATTAAAGGTTCTATAAATTGATTAGACATTTAAGGAAATTatatagaaaaacaaaatttaaaatatgtgaaccgaatttataatttaattttaaaagaaaatatcttTAATGTCTTTGTGACGCTTTTAGATAACTTCTCGTAGATAGAATTTGTTAGCAATGCTCACGAGACAtcattgctttttttttttttctttctttctaaaatttaatttaacttctctctctctctctctctgtttttgATTTGCTATGTTACAAAACATTACTTCATTGGACTAAAAGGTCTAAATTCACTGTAtggaaaataaattttttatttactatttcttattattattctattgaaattaaaattttaatttacctATAAAATCTATCcgatttaaaaatttaataggTGTTAGATAATAATTTTggttttagttttaaaaattagtatTAGAAGACTCtaaaaaatttgatttaatCCAACCTAAACTGTTTAACCTATCAAATATTACATGGGttagaggttttttttttttaaatttcttttccttCCTAAAGTGTTATGTATTAGTATTCCTGTTTTTAGTTTGGGATATGGAATTTCAACCACGTAAATGCATACACGTCACGtgtattaattattattttccaaaaatactcATGCCAGCTGGCACTTAATTTACGTAGCCACGTCGGGACCTAATTTAGTAATTTGGCTTTACCAAAATATCAAACCCTTTCTTTCCCTCTCCTAAAAatttgcaaaagaaaaattaaaaaaaaaaaaaaaaaaaaaaccctagaagCTGAATCATCGAAAACGCCCCAATGTTCCCTAAAGTTTTCTTCTCCCTTATAGGGTGAATCCGAGCGTTGATTCTCTCCATCCAACGGTTCCCGTTAGTCGGCGACCGCCTTTTTCCCCAGTGGTTTTTATCATAAACCCTAGCCGTCTTCTCTCTGTCAGTTTGCATGAAGCTCTCTCACTCTCACCGATTATTCATCATCCTTTCGGATCTAATCTTTGAAATTCCTTTTTGGGTCTTCCTTCTTTGTTTTTCTCCGCTTCTTTTCCGGGGTTTTCCCTAGCCTATGTAAATGGATCTCTGATATTTCTGTATATTTTAaaacttcttttttctctctctctctctttttataGGATTTGAATCTAGATTATTGTAGAGATAGTGTGTGATTCTGTGagattttttgtattttcttcttGATGTTGCATGTTTCTTTGTTTGTTTCCGatttttgatttttaattttccCCCCTCTTCATAATCTTTGGCGCCAAGTCTCCATTTTGAGTTCGATTGTATTTTGAAAATTCTGAGTCATCGTGTTTACAGACACTGATTTCGACAAGATGGGTGGTTGTTAAACACTGGCGAGTTTGTTTTTTTACGGCCGCCGGTTCTGAGTCAATTCGAAGAAGAAACAGAGGGTTGATTGTTGGGTGGTTGGTGCTGTTGATTTTTTATAGCCGTACGGCAATGCCGTCTGGGATGAGAAGGACAAGAGTGTTTGGTTTGGTAAAGGGAATTGATGGAGCTAGAGTTTTGAGGTCTGGAAGACGGCTTTGGCCTGAATCGGGTGAAGTGAAGCTTAAGAAGTCTAAAGATGCTAGTGATTGGTA
This genomic window contains:
- the LOC103496502 gene encoding organelle RRM domain-containing protein 1, chloroplastic, giving the protein MELLSPSPTTNFSFHSLKPHFRSSAINTHFPLPLSKTKKFLLSSSYLYSTVPLRCSVAVNLASTSTPSTSSLWSPTFGENRHWRVLMERPPSGLNSKPQVIDYYVKALERVLGSEKDAQMCIYDASWDTHFGFCCDIDEQASIELARVPGVISVEPDPNLSSIEKDNGSSTPPLNLKSYSQNGSRVLFPLGNTKHWLVRIDKPGIGVVTKAQMVDYYVEILTKVLGNDKDAQMCIYHVSWQSSFGFCCELDEECARELAGVPGVLSVQLDANFEAENKDYGGNIAKNPLDLPDSSGTHQTTPVKTKKLFITGLSFYTSEKTLRAAFEGFGELVEVKIIMDKISKRSKGYAFIEYTTEEAASAALKEMNGKIINGWMIVVDVAKPSPRRYGGNRSRP